The following DNA comes from Nicotiana sylvestris chromosome 10, ASM39365v2, whole genome shotgun sequence.
TGAAAGATTGGGTCTGAAAATCCTTTTACAAGAGTTAACTTCCCTTTGCAAAAAGAGCCCGAacaagttcttttttttttttttaataaaaagaaCTCAATTAAGTTTGCAAGCTAATCTTTTGAAAAACTTCAAATAAACACTAAACTTCTTAGTGTTGAAAAAACGGTTCATAATATTTTAAGTTAGTGAATCTAATCCCAGAATTGGAACTAAAAAAGCCAAAAGTAATTGAAGAGACAAAGAGTTAACTTGGTATTCTCAAATGAAATTGAACTAGACGTTGAGTTTTAGTAGACTAGTTCCCAAATGATAAACCCTATATTCTATTCAACGGCTTTATTATCAGCCATATTTCCCTTTGAAATTTTGATCGTGTGGTTGTAGTTGTATTCAGCACTTCTATTGGACATgaaattttaaaatcaaataaagacTTTTAATTTGTGATCTAAAACAAGCAATAAACATTTGTGTGACTACATTATTTATAAGCATAAGAAAATACCATTATCGTTTTAGGTAaaccaaaaatacaaatatgagACGCGAAGTATTAGAGAAGCATAATGAATATTTCCAGATATTATTTCACTTAAGTTCCAAACCACATGTCAAAATCTAAGCTCACATACATAGGAAAATCAATATataaactaaaaatttatatcacattgttgatttagtttggttTCCGTCAAATTTTCATATGTTCAAGCAAATCAAACCAAATACTGTTAGTTTTTTTCCTTAATATCACCAAAACTATACTAAATCAAAGAACAGATAATTTTTtgggtttggtttgatttttccaTTTATCTTTAACACTTAACACCGCTAGCTCCTATCATCCAATTTGAAGTTCCATATAGCAACTACTAATATATATATTCATCCAAAAATTTAGAACAATACAGTATCTTCCATTTGCCTTTGAAGCAAATTATATTACAAAAATAAATCactgaaaaaaaaatataattttaaaaacaGAACAATTATACAGCTAATTGAATATCCCCAATTTCAAGTTGAGCAGCAATATCCTCAAGTTGtttcttcacactcatatcaatcAACTTTGATCCTGAATTTCCGTACCTTATTGTAAATCCAGCTACTAGCGATTCATCAATAGCCGTTTTAATCCTCACATTTTTCGAACCTGTCAATCGCTGTACTCCTTTCGCGATCTGAGCCAAATGCTGCGATTCCAATTTCACAACAGAAGTGACCACAGCAAGTTCCGTGTCCGTAAGCGTATTGTATACTTTCTCGAACTCCTTTACAATTTCTTTGATTAGCTCCACGCGCTTCATGTCTACTAAAATGTTGAGGAAATTCGCCACGTGCGGCTGGATGCTCGAGGATGAAACGATCTCGTCCACGAGTTCGCGTTTCTTCTCTTCGCCGACGATAGGGCTCACGAAGAAGTTGTACACTGCTTCGTCGTCGAagattttttcgattttttcgagGTCGGCGGTGGTTTGTTCTAGGGTTCCGTTCGACTTGGCTACGTCGGCGAGTGCGTTCGCGTAACTTCCGGCAGCGGAAGCCACCATTTTTGCTCCGGAAGCACCGCCGCCGCGGCGGGAGGTGCGATTAGAGCGGAGCTTGATGGTGAGTTTCGGGAGCTTGAGGCCACCGGAAAAGGAGAGCTTCGCCGTCGGTCCGCTGATGATTTGAGTCGTCGGGGGTGATCTGGACTGGAAAGCTATCGGAGTTTGTTGTAGTGCCGCCATTGATCTTGTTTATGCGctaggagagagagagagagagagagagtgtgtgtACTGATTTTGAGAGTGAAAAAATGAGAAAAGGGATTATGGAGGGGAATAGACGGTGAAGATTATGGGGGAAGTAGTGATCTACGGTGATGAAGGGATAAGATTATCATATATTACCGGTGAAGGATGGCCTCTTATCTGATGGTCTTTGGGGATAAGGAGTTGACACGTGTGTACTTCACATTTGATAGCAACTTGCTTTCTTTTTGAGCTAAATGGAGGGACAAATTTGTCAAATTTAAGAGTTGGACTTGCTATTTCcgattttgttgttttgtttattAGCAGTAGTTTTTCTTTTCCTACTTGTTAGTCCCCAATTATTTAGTCAAAATAACATGAGTTAGCCAGTTTTTgcactggtaattgaaaaatagtcaataATTATAAAGTCATTAAAAATAGTCATTATTTGTGCAAagaaaaaatctggacaaaatcATCATAGCTGAAACACGGTAagttctagcatattatgctggaaaatGAAGCTCTTGCATTATATTTTGTGAGCGTTTTGAAGTGAAACTTTTAAAAAGTAGCTCTTCAGAGTTTTTCGAATTTCCGAAAATTTCTGAAAATTAATTTCaagtaaaatttaaaattttcatggCCGAATACTGATTCTAAAAAAAAGTGAAAACTTTTCCGAATAAGGTAAATTTTTTTATGGCCAAATATGCCCTAAAAATGTGTTTGATTTTTATAAATGTGTAAAAGTCTTGCATTTGAAAATGTACAGAAGTCTTACATTCATAACCTAAAAAATTTAAATACAATGTTAGTTGTtgatttataataataataataataataataataataataataataataataataataataataataataatatgtcaAGTATGTAAATTGTCACGATCCGAAATTCCCACTCTCGGGAGTCGttatggcgcctactcgtgaaagttaggcaagccaactgtTAAGATTCTACACATtagcaatcaacccaaatagaTATAAACAGTAACTAAAGCTAAGCAAATGAAAAGTGCGAAAGTgctataacaaattcaaataatCCAGTACATATCTACCCACGAATCtagtgtcacaatttcacgaacgactaagatttttactacaaatacaagtctgaaagaagtac
Coding sequences within:
- the LOC104229705 gene encoding ATP synthase delta chain, chloroplastic, coding for MAALQQTPIAFQSRSPPTTQIISGPTAKLSFSGGLKLPKLTIKLRSNRTSRRGGGASGAKMVASAAGSYANALADVAKSNGTLEQTTADLEKIEKIFDDEAVYNFFVSPIVGEEKKRELVDEIVSSSSIQPHVANFLNILVDMKRVELIKEIVKEFEKVYNTLTDTELAVVTSVVKLESQHLAQIAKGVQRLTGSKNVRIKTAIDESLVAGFTIRYGNSGSKLIDMSVKKQLEDIAAQLEIGDIQLAV